CAGTATCCACGCAGATATGCGCTTCCAGTTATCCTTCCTTTTCATGTTGTTTCCTCCTTGTGTTGTTTTATTTACTATAAAGTCATTCCGACTTTATGGTATCATTTCCCAGCGCACTTTTGGTACGCTTCCGGCAGACTCCGGCGAAAAAAATAACCCCGCTTCCCATAAGCATCCACGCTGCTTTTAAAAGCGGCTGCCACTTTTTGAAAAACTCTCTGCGGCGCCTGTGTCCCCCTGTCGCCCGGACCGCTTTTTTCAGCTCCGCGCAGCTCTGGTAGCGGTCGTCCGGGTCCATTTTTGTGCATTTCAGAATGACGGAACAGGCGCTTCTATCCAGCAGCTCCCAGTTTTTCGGGCACTGCACGTCCAGGCTTCCCGTGAGCAGGAAGAGATACAGAACACCGAGCGCGTAGATATCCGCTCTTCCGTCCGTCTGGCGATAGCCGTACTGCTCCGGCGCCGCCGTCGGCTTTGTTCCCACAAAGACCGTATCCTGCCGGGTGTCCTCCTTGTATTCCCGCACCGTTCCCATGTCAATCAGAAACAGATTTTTCTCTTTCGTGATGACAATGTTCTGTGGTTTGATGTCCCGGTGAATCACCGGTGGCTTCTGCTGATGAAATTGTCCCACCATATCGCACAGCCTGCACAGAATCTCCCGCGCCTCCTGCGCGCTGAATACGCCGCGCTTATTTACCCATTCCCAGAGTGTGTCGCCCTCTATATATTCCCGCAGAAGGTAGCCGGTGTCCTCCGCTTCCAGATACTCCTCATATTCCGGCAGGAAGGAAAAAGCATGCTCGCGCAGCACAGCCGCGTCCTTTTTCAGCATTCTTCTCTTGCTGCCCTTTGCCACCTTCAGCACAAACGGCCGGTTCTTTATATCCCTCACAAGGTAAACCCGCTGCATATTGCTGTACGCCATACAGGAGACCACTGCCACCCTGCCTGCAAGCGCCTCCGGCAGCGTGATCTCCTGCGAATATATTTCCTCAAAACTTTTTTCCACGTTATTTTCTCTGCCTCATTTTTCTGATAGATATAAGTAATTTTAGTATATTTTATTTTGCCCACTATTTGGTATGCAACTTGCAGACTTTTAGAGATTTTGCGCAGTAGTTCCGCCAGGCGGTCCTGTTTCCCGCAGAGATCCATCCAGAACCGCTTCGCAGCGTCATTTCCCCGCATAGTCAGAGGACCCGGAAGCTTCCGCCTCCGGGTCCTGTATCATCCTTCTGTTCAATTAATGCTGATGTTTCTTCTATCATACGTGCTTCTATTCTGTTAATGCTGATATCACTCTTCTGTCACCGGCACGCTCTCCAGTGTAAACGGGAGCGTATCCGCCATATCTTCTATCTGCGGGCGCTGCACCTCGTCGCACCGAACCCACTGCAGGTTCTTTAATTCCGTCAGCACGGAGAAATCCGTAATCTCCGTGTTGTCCAGCCCCAGCCAGGTAAGCTGTTCCAAAGCGGCAAGCGGAGAGATATCCTGCACCGGCGTGTTGTTGATTCCAAGAAACGTAAGCTTTGCGAGCGCTTCAATTCCCTCCACGCTCTGCAGTCTGCCGCCGTAAAGGTCCAGCGTCCTCAGATCCGTCAGGGAAAGCAGCGACAAGAGCGTGTCATACTGATATCCATAAATGGTCAGCTCTTCAAGGTCCGTCATCTGTCCGACCGCCTCCTCCAGCTCCATCGACCAGCTATGAAAACGCAGCCTCTTCAGCGGAAGCTTCTGCAGTATCTCCGTGCTGTCCTCCGCCACCATGACCATGCACAGCTCCTCCAGAGGAAGCTCCGCCACCGGCGTCAGGTCCACTGGCTGCTCATTGCCAATCCGCAGCACGCGCAGCGATGTCATTTCCGCCATATCCTCCAGGCTCTGCACCCCGGTCTCCTCCAGATACAGCTCCCTCAGCGTATCCATGCCGGAGAGCGCCGAGATATCTGTGACAGGATTCCGGCACAGGCTCACGCTTTCCAGAGGCAGCGCGGCAAGCGGAGAAATATCCGTAATCTCCTGCCTGTCCAGAACCAGTGTGCGCAGATTTTTCATATAGACAAGGTCCGTCAGGTCCGAAATATTTCCGCTTCCGGAAATCTCTGTCCCGTCAACGCTGTGGCTGGCGCTGTGCTGCTGGTGCTGCTCATTTTCCGTGAGAATGTAATCGCCGCAGATGCGCAGGCTCTCTATACCGGCAAGCTCTTCTTTTGTGATTGCCTGCCCGTCCGTCCTGCCAAGCTGCCGTCGCACCGCCTCCTCCACCAGCTCAGAATGGAACTGATACGGCATTTCCCGGTAATAACAGATTCCGGATATTCCCAGAAGCGCCAGCGCCGCAACAAACAGGACGGGCAGAAGCCATTTCCTTTTTCTTCTCTGCGCATGTTTTGCATCGCCCTCCGCCGCCCCTCCAGTCGTCTCCCGCACCGCCCGCTCCAGCTCTTCTGCGGACGCGTAGCGCTCTTCGGGCTCCATCCGGGTGCATTTTTCAATAATGCGGCGGCAGCCTTCCGGCACCCCGGAGAGGTTCTCCGGTCTCTGCAGCTCCATGCTGCCCGTGAGCA
This is a stretch of genomic DNA from Marvinbryantia formatexigens DSM 14469. It encodes these proteins:
- a CDS encoding serine/threonine protein kinase, encoding MEKSFEEIYSQEITLPEALAGRVAVVSCMAYSNMQRVYLVRDIKNRPFVLKVAKGSKRRMLKKDAAVLREHAFSFLPEYEEYLEAEDTGYLLREYIEGDTLWEWVNKRGVFSAQEAREILCRLCDMVGQFHQQKPPVIHRDIKPQNIVITKEKNLFLIDMGTVREYKEDTRQDTVFVGTKPTAAPEQYGYRQTDGRADIYALGVLYLFLLTGSLDVQCPKNWELLDRSACSVILKCTKMDPDDRYQSCAELKKAVRATGGHRRRREFFKKWQPLLKAAWMLMGSGVIFFAGVCRKRTKSALGNDTIKSE
- a CDS encoding protein kinase domain-containing protein — encoded protein: MNREKQTRVPRQEESLQKWYIQEQELPEALKKEFHIVSCLSWQEEQSVYLLEDKAGRRSVIKRAEEKRKEVLRKEAECLKRIPFSFLPAFLSWQEEDGAGWLQREYIPGDTLWELVERNGPLEAEKAGEILCRLCGIAGQLHRCDPPIIHRDFKPQNIVLTPEGNLFLIDLGTVRAYREGAAHDTQFMGTRQTAAPEQYGYRQTDCRTDIYALGVIYLYLLTGSMELQRPENLSGVPEGCRRIIEKCTRMEPEERYASAEELERAVRETTGGAAEGDAKHAQRRKRKWLLPVLFVAALALLGISGICYYREMPYQFHSELVEEAVRRQLGRTDGQAITKEELAGIESLRICGDYILTENEQHQQHSASHSVDGTEISGSGNISDLTDLVYMKNLRTLVLDRQEITDISPLAALPLESVSLCRNPVTDISALSGMDTLRELYLEETGVQSLEDMAEMTSLRVLRIGNEQPVDLTPVAELPLEELCMVMVAEDSTEILQKLPLKRLRFHSWSMELEEAVGQMTDLEELTIYGYQYDTLLSLLSLTDLRTLDLYGGRLQSVEGIEALAKLTFLGINNTPVQDISPLAALEQLTWLGLDNTEITDFSVLTELKNLQWVRCDEVQRPQIEDMADTLPFTLESVPVTEE